A single Terriglobia bacterium DNA region contains:
- a CDS encoding tetratricopeptide repeat protein: protein MTKEEYFEQAVNAFGDEKLDESIEFYKQALALDSAYQDALHGLGMALFNRGRIDEAIAAAKKLIEIDQDDILAHTSLSMFYQSQGRIEDAEKEGNVARILGWKQELRGNPGPPH from the coding sequence ATGACGAAGGAAGAATATTTCGAGCAGGCGGTGAACGCCTTCGGTGATGAGAAACTCGACGAATCGATCGAGTTCTATAAACAGGCCCTGGCCCTCGACTCCGCCTATCAGGACGCCCTCCACGGTCTGGGTATGGCTTTGTTCAACCGGGGGCGTATCGACGAAGCGATCGCTGCCGCCAAAAAACTGATTGAAATCGACCAGGATGACATCCTGGCCCACACCAGCCTCTCGATGTTCTACCAGTCCCAGGGACGCATCGAAGATGCTGAAAAAGAAGGAAATGTTGCCCGGATCCTGGGTTGGAAACAGGAGCTCCGCGGAAATCCCGGCCCCC